Proteins from a genomic interval of Kitasatospora kifunensis:
- a CDS encoding MFS transporter: MTRDLTDHDLSDSEVADREAADSEAADREAADREVTGREVTGRGMGRLLADRNVRWFLLGQLVSVLGDTMLWLVAGIWVKQLTGSNSAAALTFFLVIVGTLFAPLGGMVADRYRRRPLLLVLNLATAAVLPVLLLVHDSGQVWLVYLVMLFYGLSNSFLDPAQAGLLRVLVPEERVGEVNGLLQTAKQSLRLVSPLAGAGLFAAVGAHAVVLVDTATFLVAVAALLAVRLHEDAPSASGSGWRTDMTEGIRHLANTVVLRQLTIGCALTMVGMGLAETVGLAVVGDGLGRPPAFLGVLLVGQGVGAVLAGLSAARIARRTGDGLLVAAGMTSFGLGALLQTVPSVAVVATGMVLCGASMPWIAIGLTTIGFRHTPPELVGRVYAGFTVIMTVPQVMAMAVGAALIAAVDFRVVLVAMALTVAAAAGYLFTRPEQRWARAGAEAVGEAVSETDPA; encoded by the coding sequence ATGACGCGTGACCTGACGGACCACGATCTGTCCGACAGCGAAGTAGCGGACCGTGAAGCAGCGGACAGCGAGGCAGCGGACCGTGAAGCAGCGGACCGTGAAGTGACAGGCCGCGAGGTGACAGGCCGTGGCATGGGGCGGCTGCTGGCCGACCGGAACGTCCGCTGGTTCCTGCTGGGACAACTCGTCTCGGTACTCGGGGACACCATGCTCTGGCTGGTGGCCGGGATCTGGGTCAAGCAGCTGACCGGGAGCAACTCGGCGGCCGCGCTCACCTTCTTCCTGGTGATCGTCGGCACGCTCTTCGCCCCGCTCGGCGGCATGGTCGCCGACCGCTACCGCCGGCGCCCGCTGCTCCTGGTGCTCAACCTGGCCACCGCCGCCGTGCTGCCGGTGCTGCTGCTGGTCCACGACAGCGGCCAGGTCTGGTTGGTCTACCTGGTGATGCTGTTCTACGGCCTGTCCAACAGCTTCCTCGATCCGGCGCAGGCCGGCCTGCTGCGGGTGCTGGTCCCCGAGGAGCGAGTGGGCGAGGTCAACGGCCTGCTGCAGACCGCCAAGCAGTCGCTGCGGCTGGTCTCCCCGCTGGCCGGGGCCGGGCTGTTCGCCGCGGTGGGCGCCCATGCCGTGGTGCTGGTGGACACCGCTACCTTTCTGGTCGCGGTGGCCGCCCTGCTGGCTGTGAGACTGCACGAGGACGCGCCGTCCGCCAGCGGCAGCGGGTGGCGCACCGACATGACCGAGGGCATCCGGCATCTGGCGAACACCGTCGTGCTGCGGCAGCTCACCATCGGCTGCGCGCTGACCATGGTGGGGATGGGGTTGGCCGAGACGGTCGGGCTCGCCGTGGTCGGTGACGGGCTGGGGCGGCCGCCGGCCTTCCTCGGCGTGCTGCTGGTCGGCCAGGGGGTCGGAGCGGTGCTGGCCGGGCTGAGCGCGGCCCGGATCGCCCGGCGGACCGGGGACGGCCTGCTGGTCGCGGCGGGCATGACGTCCTTCGGGCTCGGCGCGCTGCTGCAGACCGTGCCGTCGGTGGCCGTGGTGGCGACCGGGATGGTGCTGTGCGGGGCCAGCATGCCGTGGATCGCCATCGGGCTGACCACGATCGGTTTCCGCCACACGCCGCCGGAGCTGGTCGGGCGGGTCTACGCCGGGTTCACCGTCATCATGACGGTGCCGCAGGTGATGGCCATGGCCGTTGGCGCCGCACTGATCGCCGCGGTGGACTTCCGGGTGGTGCTGGTGGCAATGGCGCTCACGGTGGCCGCGGCCGCCGGGTACCTCTTCACCCGCCCGGAGCAGCGCTGGGCGAGGGCGGGCGCCGAGGCGGTGGGTGAAGCCGTGAGCGAGACGGATCCGGCGTGA
- a CDS encoding acyl carrier protein: protein MYDRIVELLFEIGIDTSQASPQATFRELAMDSLSLTELAVMLADEAGPLATGMTLDTTLAEAAAQLAPNPPTAPR from the coding sequence TTGTACGACAGGATCGTTGAGCTGCTGTTCGAGATCGGCATCGACACCTCACAGGCATCCCCGCAGGCCACCTTCCGCGAGCTGGCGATGGACTCCCTCTCGCTGACCGAGCTGGCGGTCATGCTCGCGGACGAGGCCGGGCCGCTCGCCACCGGCATGACCTTGGACACCACACTGGCCGAGGCCGCCGCGCAACTCGCCCCTAACCCACCGACGGCTCCTCGTTGA
- a CDS encoding fatty acyl-AMP ligase: protein MRDRPARGLAPSPPRADREWAPLPTVLAGHAARFPDRSALSFVNYSRDPDGTWQTLTFAEVDQRARALAAALESRFPRGARVALLCPQGLEYGLGFLACLYAGMIAVPLFPPEDSRRIGQLATVLADADPVCLLTDGRNAGSCRELTDRRVALWLVDETDTRLAADCSGYRSAPTEPAYLQYTSGSTGHPRGAVITHRNLVASTRQVTDGCGLSSGTPIASWLPLFHDMGLSIGVLAPILVGAHLALMSPLAFAQRPLRWLRLLDTHRTHFSGAPNFAYDLCVRRVPAADRSGLDLSSVRVLTNGAEPVRTGTLHRFTEAFAACGLAPDAVKPSYGLAEATVLVACNRVGRRWSELDLDADALAAGRVRLATDREPAARVSTVVGCGRPVGQDVRVADPESGVEQAPGFVGELWVRGPNVAAGYWRQPSPSGQLFDRTLKTVHGRQSGWLRTGDLGFLHDGELFVLGRLKDVIIVNGANHAAGDVEDTVCRAIPEAGAGTVAAFAVQGADSEGDRLVVVVELAAGPHRAQEINLRRRVLAAVAERHGVRPHDVLAVRRGSLPRTTSGKLRRGDCRDRYLADRLGSAAPTQTAAPTQTGEAQ, encoded by the coding sequence ATGCGCGACCGGCCCGCTCGCGGCCTCGCCCCATCACCGCCGCGCGCGGACCGGGAGTGGGCGCCGCTGCCGACGGTCCTGGCCGGCCACGCGGCACGGTTCCCGGACCGGTCGGCGCTCAGCTTCGTGAACTACAGCCGCGATCCGGACGGTACCTGGCAGACGCTCACCTTCGCCGAGGTGGACCAGCGCGCGCGGGCGCTCGCCGCCGCGCTCGAATCCCGCTTCCCACGCGGCGCGCGCGTTGCCCTGCTCTGCCCCCAAGGCCTGGAGTACGGCCTGGGGTTCCTGGCCTGCCTGTACGCCGGGATGATCGCGGTGCCGCTCTTCCCGCCGGAGGACTCCCGGCGCATCGGCCAGCTGGCGACCGTGCTGGCCGACGCCGACCCGGTCTGCCTGTTGACCGACGGTCGCAATGCCGGCAGTTGCCGCGAACTGACCGATCGCCGGGTTGCGCTCTGGCTGGTCGACGAGACCGACACCCGCCTCGCCGCCGACTGCTCGGGATACCGGTCCGCCCCCACCGAGCCGGCCTATCTGCAGTACACCTCCGGCTCCACCGGCCACCCCAGGGGTGCCGTCATCACGCACCGGAACCTGGTGGCCAGCACCCGGCAGGTCACCGACGGCTGCGGCCTCTCCTCCGGTACCCCCATCGCGAGCTGGCTGCCGCTCTTCCACGACATGGGCCTGTCGATCGGGGTGCTCGCACCGATCCTCGTGGGTGCCCACCTCGCCCTGATGTCCCCCCTGGCCTTCGCCCAACGGCCGCTGCGCTGGCTGCGGTTGCTCGACACACACCGCACGCACTTCAGCGGCGCCCCGAACTTCGCCTACGACCTGTGCGTCCGCCGGGTCCCAGCCGCTGACCGCTCGGGGCTGGACCTCAGCAGCGTCCGCGTGCTGACCAACGGAGCCGAACCGGTGCGCACCGGCACGCTGCACCGATTCACCGAGGCCTTCGCCGCCTGCGGGCTGGCTCCCGACGCGGTCAAGCCCAGCTACGGTCTGGCCGAGGCCACCGTGCTGGTGGCGTGCAACCGGGTCGGGCGGCGGTGGAGCGAACTCGACCTGGACGCCGACGCGTTGGCCGCAGGGCGGGTGCGCCTGGCGACCGACCGCGAGCCGGCGGCACGGGTGAGCACGGTGGTGGGCTGCGGCCGACCCGTCGGGCAGGACGTGCGGGTGGCGGACCCCGAGAGCGGCGTCGAGCAAGCACCGGGCTTCGTCGGCGAGCTCTGGGTGCGCGGCCCCAACGTGGCGGCCGGCTACTGGCGGCAGCCGTCACCCTCCGGCCAGCTGTTCGACCGCACCCTGAAGACCGTGCACGGCCGCCAGAGCGGCTGGCTTCGCACCGGGGACCTGGGGTTCCTGCACGACGGCGAGCTCTTCGTCCTCGGCCGGCTCAAGGACGTGATCATCGTCAACGGTGCCAACCACGCGGCCGGCGATGTCGAGGACACCGTCTGCCGGGCGATCCCCGAAGCCGGTGCGGGCACGGTGGCCGCCTTCGCCGTGCAGGGCGCCGACAGCGAGGGCGACCGGCTGGTCGTGGTGGTGGAGTTGGCCGCCGGCCCGCACCGCGCCCAGGAGATCAACCTGCGCCGTCGTGTCCTGGCCGCGGTCGCCGAGCGCCACGGCGTTCGCCCCCACGACGTCCTCGCGGTCCGGCGCGGCAGCCTGCCGCGTACCACCAGCGGCAAGCTCAGGCGCGGCGACTGCCGCGACCGCTACCTCGCGGACCGGCTCGGCTCGGCCGCGCCCACGCAGACCGCCGCGCCCACACAGACCGGGGAAGCCCAGTGA
- a CDS encoding acyl carrier protein, whose protein sequence is MTRSADPADPSDVADWLTRRLAALLEIPAEEIEPTVPLDALGVSSLEEVTITADLEARYGLALPITDLRRHPTILALSAHLAGLPTAHEPHS, encoded by the coding sequence GTGACTCGATCCGCCGACCCCGCCGACCCCTCGGACGTCGCCGACTGGCTGACCCGCCGCCTCGCCGCCCTGCTGGAGATCCCCGCCGAGGAGATCGAGCCGACCGTGCCGCTGGACGCGCTCGGCGTCTCCTCCTTGGAGGAGGTGACGATCACGGCCGACCTGGAGGCGCGGTACGGGCTGGCGCTTCCCATCACGGACCTGAGACGCCACCCCACCATCCTGGCGCTCTCCGCCCACCTCGCCGGCCTGCCGACCGCGCACGAGCCGCACAGCTGA
- a CDS encoding beta-ketoacyl-[acyl-carrier-protein] synthase family protein — translation MSRPDIAVTGLGMLTPAGIDVAATWRGVCAGGSTAASCDQLAGLPVDFCCKVPAFDVPQALGRRTAHRLDRSTHLALLAAEEALRDAALDPLAWDGTRVGVVIGSGLGASHTWESQCRELRERGPGRISPLLISMIGPSTPASEVALACGAHGPALATATACASGASAVTVARDLLATGQCDVVLAGGTEACTTPLITTGFAQLGALSTRCDDPATASRPFDLTRDGFVLAEAAAVLVLERAEHAAARRHPPRALLAGCGSATDAHHPTAPHPEGRGIKQALRAALADAALSHRDVHYVNAHGTATVQGDAVEAAAISTLLPAGPFVTSTKGALGHSLGAAGAVEAALTVLSLQHSLIPPTANLDTPDPAFDLNLVTKTAAHERVSAALSTSVGFGGHNVVLAFRAP, via the coding sequence ATGAGCCGGCCCGACATCGCCGTCACCGGCCTCGGCATGCTCACCCCCGCCGGCATCGACGTGGCAGCCACCTGGCGAGGCGTCTGCGCGGGCGGGTCGACGGCCGCCAGCTGCGACCAACTCGCCGGACTGCCAGTCGACTTCTGCTGCAAGGTGCCCGCCTTCGACGTGCCGCAGGCACTCGGGCGCCGCACCGCGCACCGCCTGGACCGCTCCACCCACCTCGCCCTGCTGGCCGCCGAGGAGGCCCTGCGCGACGCCGCCCTCGACCCGCTCGCCTGGGACGGCACCAGGGTCGGGGTCGTCATCGGCAGCGGCCTGGGCGCCTCCCACACCTGGGAGAGCCAGTGCCGGGAACTGCGCGAGCGCGGCCCCGGGCGCATCTCACCGCTGCTGATCTCGATGATCGGGCCGAGCACCCCGGCCAGCGAGGTCGCCCTGGCCTGCGGCGCCCACGGTCCCGCCCTGGCCACCGCGACCGCCTGCGCCTCCGGCGCGAGCGCCGTCACCGTCGCCCGTGACCTGCTCGCCACCGGCCAGTGCGACGTCGTCCTCGCCGGCGGCACCGAAGCGTGCACCACGCCCCTGATCACCACCGGCTTCGCCCAGCTCGGCGCCCTGTCGACCCGCTGCGACGACCCCGCCACCGCCTCCCGGCCCTTCGACCTGACCCGGGACGGCTTCGTGCTGGCGGAAGCGGCCGCCGTCCTGGTGCTGGAGCGGGCCGAGCACGCCGCGGCCCGCCGCCACCCGCCGCGCGCGCTGCTCGCCGGGTGCGGCAGCGCCACCGACGCCCACCACCCCACCGCTCCCCACCCCGAGGGCCGCGGGATCAAGCAGGCCCTCCGCGCCGCCCTGGCGGACGCCGCACTCAGCCACCGCGACGTGCACTACGTCAACGCCCACGGCACCGCCACCGTGCAGGGCGACGCCGTCGAAGCGGCGGCGATCAGCACCCTGCTGCCCGCCGGCCCCTTCGTCACCTCCACCAAGGGAGCCCTCGGCCACTCCTTGGGAGCGGCCGGCGCGGTCGAGGCCGCCCTGACCGTCCTGAGCCTGCAGCACTCCCTGATCCCGCCCACCGCCAACCTCGACACCCCCGACCCGGCGTTCGACCTGAACCTCGTCACCAAGACCGCCGCGCACGAGCGCGTCAGCGCGGCCCTGAGCACCTCCGTCGGCTTCGGCGGCCACAACGTCGTGCTGGCGTTCCGAGCTCCCTGA